One window of the Streptomyces sp. NBC_00259 genome contains the following:
- a CDS encoding ABC transporter permease: MARLTRSAVLLVAGVYFLVPLLASAVFTLDIPGQGLTLSSYTAILGAPGFTGSLLLSLGLAAATVVLVLLLTIPAAVAARLSAPRLRPVLEVVCTLPLVVPPVALTAGLGTVLRWGPEKLSTTPLYQTFVAVQNPDFPFVLVLAYAVMALPFVYRALDAGLRAVDVRTLVEAARDLGASWPRALVSAVLPNLRGALLNASFLTLALVLGEFTVASLLGFQPFAVWIVQASGSDARLSVAVSLLSLLLTWVLLLALTTLGNRRRPSRTPRTSRTAERKTS, encoded by the coding sequence ATGGCTCGCCTGACCCGCTCCGCCGTGCTGCTGGTCGCCGGGGTGTACTTCCTGGTGCCGCTGCTGGCGTCCGCCGTGTTCACGCTCGACATCCCCGGCCAGGGGCTCACCCTGTCCTCGTACACGGCGATCCTCGGCGCGCCCGGCTTCACCGGCAGCCTGCTGCTGTCGCTCGGGCTCGCGGCGGCCACCGTCGTGCTCGTGCTGCTGCTCACCATTCCCGCGGCGGTCGCCGCCCGGCTCTCGGCCCCGCGGCTGCGTCCCGTGCTCGAAGTGGTGTGCACCCTGCCGCTGGTCGTGCCGCCCGTCGCGCTCACCGCCGGGCTCGGGACGGTGCTGCGCTGGGGCCCGGAGAAGCTGTCCACGACGCCGCTGTACCAGACCTTCGTGGCCGTGCAGAACCCCGACTTCCCGTTCGTGCTCGTGCTCGCCTACGCGGTGATGGCGCTGCCGTTCGTGTACCGCGCGCTGGACGCGGGCCTGCGCGCCGTCGACGTCCGTACGCTCGTCGAGGCGGCCCGCGACCTGGGCGCGTCCTGGCCACGGGCACTGGTCTCGGCCGTGCTGCCGAATCTGCGCGGCGCGCTGCTGAACGCCTCGTTCCTCACCCTCGCGCTGGTCCTCGGCGAGTTCACCGTGGCCTCGCTGCTCGGCTTCCAGCCCTTCGCGGTGTGGATCGTGCAGGCCTCCGGCTCGGACGCCCGGCTGTCGGTCGCCGTGTCGCTGCTGAGCCTGCTGCTGACCTGGGTGCTCCTGCTGGCGCTGACCACGCTCGGCAACCGCCGCCGCCCGTCCCGTACCCCACGTACCTCACGTACC